The Hemibagrus wyckioides isolate EC202008001 linkage group LG15, SWU_Hwy_1.0, whole genome shotgun sequence genome window below encodes:
- the LOC131366227 gene encoding glutathione hydrolase 7 → MSASSAEAVAGYPSGKMADKDAGQDTALGSAYSPVDYMSITSFPRLPEDDVMAGESGLKSRRDEDNFLGEQDTDPDLFLKSARLQRLASSASDLASRDSSPLRETTRDPLAQDCACARDGLTVLITACLTFATGVTIALIVQIYLGEPQIFNQGAVVTDVARCTSLGFDVLGQQGSSIDAAIAAALCLGIIHPHTSGIGGGGVMLVHDIRKNESRVIDFRETAPSGLREEMLQDLLQKPGLMVAVPGMLNGLHQAHQLYGKKSWKEVITMAADIARSGFNVTHDLADALSQIKLENVSEAFRELFLPDGHPALSGLFMTRQDLAAILDRVAAKGISEFYDGNLTQEMASTVQASGGVLTEVDFSNYTTVLQQPVLSRYQGYQIMSAPPPHAGAALLTALNILEGYNITSQTQRSSTLHWITETLKIALSLASALGDPVFDSSVSESVARMLSKSQAAQFRQMINDSHSSPPGHYSPSYALEDHTGVSQVMVMGPDDFIVSIMSSMNQPFGSRIMTPSGILLNSQILDFSWPNKSQSSIPPNPHNSVQPGKRPLSFLMPTAVRPSLGVCGTYVALGSSNGDRALSGITQVLMNILSLHKNLSDSLTIGRLHPQLQPNTLLVDAEFPSADVETLEQKGHNVQRVEVISLVEGTRRTNDIIIGVKDPRSVDASALTMFTSMP, encoded by the exons ATGTCCGCCTCCTCGGCCGAGGCTGTGGCCGGATACCCAAGCGGTAAAATGGCAGATAAGGACGCTGGGCAGGACACGGCACTGGGCAGCGCTTATTCCCCGGTGGACTACATGAGCATCACCAGCTTCCCCCGCTTACCCGAGGACGACGTGATGGCCGGAGAGAGCGGCCTGAAATCCCGCAGAGACGAGGACAATTTCCTGGGTGAACAggacacag ACCCGGACCTGTTCCTGAAGTCAGCTCGTCTGCAGCGCTTGGCCTCGTCTGCTTCGGACCTGGCCAGCCGAGATTCGTCTCCTCTGAGAGAGACGACACGAGACCCGCTGGCTCAGGACTGTGCTTGTGCACGCGATGGCCTCACCGTCCTCATCACGGCCTGCCTGACCTTCGCCACCGGGGTCACCATCGCCCTCATCGTGCAGATCTATTTGGGAGAACCACAG ATCTTTAATCAGGGTGCGGTGGTGACCGATGTGGCTCGCTGCACCTCTCTGGGCTTCGACGTTCTCGGTCAGCAGGGTTCCAGCATAGACGCCGCCATCGCCGCCGCTCTATGCCTGGGCATCATCCACCCCCACACCTCGGGCATCGGCGG TGGAGGCGTGATGCTGGTCCATGATATTCGGAAAAATGAGAGCCGTGTCATTGACTTCCGTGAAACGGCGCCCTCTGGTCTGCGGGAGGAGATGCTTCAGGATCTACTGCAGAAG CCTGGTCTCATGGTGGCTGTACCGGGCATGCTCAATGGACTGCATCAAGCTCACCAGCTCTACGGGAA GAAGTCCTGGAAGGAGGTGATCACCATGGCCGCAGACATCGCCAGGAGCGGCTTCAACGTGACCCATGACCTGG CGGACGCTCTCTCTCAAATAAAGCTAGAGAACGTCTCCGAGGCTTTCCGAGAGCTCTTCCTTCCAGACGGTCATCCTGCTCTCTCCGGCCTCTTCATGACACGGCAGGATTTGGCGGCCATTTTGGACAGAGTGGCAGCCAAAGGGATCTCGGAGTTCTACGACGGAAATCTGACACAGGAAATGGCGTCTACG GTTCAGGCCAGTGGAGGCGTTCTGACGGAGGTGGATTTCAGTAACTACACTACCGTCCTCCAGCAGCCCGTACTGAGCCGTTACCAAG GCTATCAGATAATGTCTGCGCCCCCTCCTCATGCCGGAGCTGCCCTCCTCACTGCCCTCAACATCTTGGAAGGTTATAACATCACCAGCCAGACTCAAAGAAGCAGCACTCTCCACTGGATCACTGAG ACTCTGAAAATCGCCTTGTCTCTGGCCAGCGCTCTCGGAGACCCGGTGTTCGACTCGTCCGTCTCTGAAAGCGTGGCTCGAATGTTAAG tAAAAGTCAAGCTGCTCAGTTCCGGCAGATGATCAACgactcacactcctctcctccagGCCACTACTCGCCCAGTTACGCTCTGGAGGATCACACTGGGGTCAGCCAGGTCATGGTCATGGGGCCTGATGACTTCATCGTCTCCATTATGAG ttctATGAATCAGCCTTTCGGCAGCCGCATCATGACGCCGTCTGGAATCCTCCTGAACAGCCAGATTCTGGACTTTTCCTGGCCTAACAAGAGCCAGAGTTCCATCCCTCCCAATCCG CATAACAGCGTTCAGCCCGGCAAGAGGCCACTCTCATTCCTCATGCCCACCGCCGTCAGACCCTCGCTGGGTGTCTGTGGTACTTACGTGGCTCTCGGATCCTCAAACGGTGACCGGGCGCTCAGCGGCATCACACAg GTTTTGATGAACATCTTGTCACTGCATAAGAATCTGAGCGACAGTCTGACCATCGGCAGGCTTCACCCTCAGCTCCAGCCCAACACACTCCTGGTGGATG CGGAGTTTCCAAGTGCAGATGTGGAGACGCTGGAGCAGAAAGGCCACAATGTTCAAAGGGTAGAGGTCATATCGCTGGTGGAGGGCACCAGGAGAACCAACGACATCATCATCGGAGTGAAGGACCCTCGCAGTGTCGACGCCTCTGCGCTCACCATGTTCACGTCCATGCCCTAA